In Canis lupus familiaris isolate Mischka breed German Shepherd chromosome 5, alternate assembly UU_Cfam_GSD_1.0, whole genome shotgun sequence, a genomic segment contains:
- the OR8A1 gene encoding olfactory receptor family 8 subfamily A member 1: MAAENHSTVTEFILRGLTSQPDLQLPLLLLFLGIYLVTVMGNLGMFTLICLNAQLHTPMYYFLSNLSLVDLCYSSAITPKMLVNFVSEKNIISYSGCMSQLYFFLLFVIAECYMLTVMAYDRYVAICSPLLYNVIMSHQVCSLLVAVVYAMGLIGSTIETGLMLKLSYCELLISHYFCDILPLMKLSCSSTYDIEMTVFFLAGFNIILTSLTVLVSYAFILSSILRISTTEGRSKAFSTCSSHLAAVGMFYGSTAFMYLKPSTASSLAQENIASVFYTTVIPMLNPLIYSLRNKEVKAALQKTLRRKMF; this comes from the coding sequence ATGGCTGCAGAAAATCACTCAACAGTGACCGAGTTCATTCTCAGGGGCTTGACAAGTCAGCCAGATCTCCAGCTCccacttctcctcctcttccttgggATCTACTTGGTCACCGTGATGGGGAACCTGGGCATGTTCACACTGATTTGTCTGAATGCTCAGCTTCACACCCCCATGTACTACTTCCTCAGCAACCTGTCACTTGTGGATCTCTGCTACTCCTCTGCCATTACCCCTAAAATGTTGGTGAACTTTGTGTCAGAGAAGAACATCATCTCCTATTCAGGGTGCATGTCACAGCTCTACTTCTTCCTACTGTTTGTCATTGCTGAGTGTTACATGCTGAcagtgatggcctatgaccgctatgtcgCCATCTGCAGCCCTTTGCTCTACAATGTCATCATGAGTCATCAAGTCTGCTCCCTGCTGGTGGCTGTGGTCTATGCCATGGGGCTCATTGGCTCAACAATAGAGACTGGCCTCATGTTAAAACTGTCCTATTGTGAGCTCCTCATCAGCCATTACTTCTGTGACATCCTCCCTCTCATGAAGCTCTCCTGCTCTAGCACCTACGATATTGAGATGACAGTCTTCTTTTTGGCCGGATTTAACATCATACTCACCAGTTTAACAGTCCTTGTTTCCTATGCCTTCATCCTCTCCAGCATCCTCCGCATCAGCACCACAGAGGGCAGGTCCAAAGCCTTCAGCACCTGCAGCTCCCACCTTGCTGCTGTGGGGATGTTCTACGGGTCTACTGCGTTCATGTACCTGAAACCCTCCACGGCCAGTTCCCTGGCCCAGGAGAACATAGCCTCTGTGTTCTACACTACAGTGATTCCCATGCTGAACCCCCTGATCTACAGCTTGAGGAATAAGGAGGTAAAGGCTGCTTTGCAGAAAACACTGAGGAGAAAAATGTTCTGA